A stretch of the Panicum virgatum strain AP13 chromosome 9N, P.virgatum_v5, whole genome shotgun sequence genome encodes the following:
- the LOC120688305 gene encoding uncharacterized protein LOC120688305 translates to MEKLMKKVHASICCGPTIKESQVFVSMFKQLSIDGSTYHMPKTRCCATPQRWLLTLDMISFRADLWNPANLEKVELPSLEKNLPQNCKCLLSSEPASPGCVVLVVDADEPQIWFCYVGGKKWTWHEYNITVEKTRFPFIMSSKKQREEECAHHSSHREASSEFIFKGNCNGERTRISNDGHVTVILGHSERFQIRSIAAVEGKFYFEMSSSELGVLEFIPNPTFSTLKFERLPVPHYRWEFAFPHLVESRGRLFLVVQIQDSLSNIALYKMDFSKLAWSWVDGLYDQVFFLGRLHFTASYSAWELGVKQGNVYYLFEDEVYGEDGEVELLNVFFPGDKYMPSSNYCHGSIDDLPASLLGIHNVLIKACGFSIGTG, encoded by the coding sequence ATGGAGAAACTGATGAAGAAAGTACATGCTTCCATCTGTTGTGGCCCTACAATAAAAGAGTCTCAAGTTTTTGTAAGCATGTTTAAGCAGTTGTCAATCGACGGAAGTACATATCATATGCCAAAGACTAGGTGTTGCGCAACTCCTCAACGCTGGCTACTCACACTAGATATGATTTCATTCCGCGCTGACCTATGGAATCCTGCAAATCTGGAGAAGGTTGAACTGCCATCCTTGGAAAAGAACTTACCCCAAAACTGCAAGTGTTTGCTCTCATCTGAACCCGCTTCTCCTGGCTGTGTGGTTTTAGTTGTTGATGCTGATGAACCTCAAATCTGGTTTTGCTATGTTGGAGGGAAGAAATGGACCTGGCATGAGTATAATATCACTGTTGAAAAAACACGCTTTCCTTTCATCATGTCATCAAAAAAGCAACGTGAAGAAGAGTGTGCACATCATAGTTCTCATAGAGAAGCTTCATCTGAATTTATATTCAAAGGCAACTGCAATGGGGAAAGAACAAGAATATCGAATGATGGACATGTCACGGTGATTCTTGGCCATTCTGAAAGGTTCCAAATAAGAAGTATAGCTGCAGTCGAGGGGAAGTTCTATTTTGAGATGTCGTCATCAGAACTTGGTGTTCTCGAGTTCATTCCAAATCCAACATTTTCCACGCTAAAGTTTGAGAGATTGCCTGTCCCACATTACCGTTGGGAATTTGCATTCCCTCATCTGGTTGAGTCCCGTGGAAGGCTCTTCCTAGTTGTTCAGATTCAAGATTCTCTCTCCAATATTGCTCTGTACAAAATGGATTTCTCGAAGCTTGCATGGTCTTGGGTGGATGGTCTCTATGACCAGGTATTCTTCTTGGGTAGACTACATTTCACAGCATCATACTCTGCTTGGGAGCTTGGGGTGAAGCAAGGGAATGTATATTACCTTTTTGAGGATGAAGTGTATGGTGAGGATGGTGAGGTTGAACTGCTGAATGTTTTCTTTCCTGGAGATAAATATATGCCCAGCTCCAATTACTGTCATGGGTCCATAGATGATTTGCCGGCTTCCTTGTTGGGCATACACAATGTTCTAATTAAAGCTTGTGGTTTTTCCATAGGCACTGGTTAG